One Pyxicephalus adspersus chromosome 3, UCB_Pads_2.0, whole genome shotgun sequence genomic window carries:
- the LOC140327564 gene encoding vomeronasal type-2 receptor 26-like gives MSMVDYTFEYKYSQDGDFIIGGIFTVHSVVIQWYQKGSSFCSRMCAGVYWREYRHLLAFIFAIEEINSSPHILPNVTLGYHVYDSCGDVTKATKNVLQILSGHTKGAPNYSCMERDNVAGFIGDLRSDTTLQMAQLLNLYGYTQISYGARDTLLSDRKMYPNFFRTVPDGEMQHMAIVRLLERLQWNWVGIITSDDEFGERETQQLGKLSRYVKAVHYKGENYKISFNDKGDMPSPLEIVNWISQTEGSNPAYWKHVGYFDGSLQDSQQLTLEPDLLPWKGNKVPRGRCSKECPPGFRKAPKEGYHICCYNCAPCSEGEISKRSDSEICNKCPENEWPNTEKSSCVAKLNEYLSYEKDIVVLLFTITSAIFATTSLFILGIFFWFRSTPIVKANNQNLSFILLCSLTLSFLSVFLFLGRPVDITCMLQQISFGIVFTISVSSILAKTIMVSIAFKSTRPGSSCRKWVGVKLPNTVMLFCSSIQFINGVVWLSIAPSFQEYDMYSSPGKVIIQCNEGSVVGFYFMLGYMGFLAAVSFVLAFMVRTLPDSFNEAKYITFSMLVFCSVWIAMIPAYLSTRGKYMVAVEVFAILTSSAGILLCMFSPKVYILVLKPKLNTREVMLGKRLP, from the exons ATGTCTATGGTAGATTATACATTTGAGTACAAGTATTCTCAGGATGGAGACTTTATCATAGGAGGGATTTTCACTGTGCATTCTGTAGTGATACAGTGGTACCAAAAGGGAAGTTCATTCTGTAGTCGTATGTGTGCAGG GGTTTATTGGAGAGAATACAGACATCTTCTGGCTTTTATATTTGCTATTGAAGAGATAAACAGCAGTCCACATATTCTGCCCAATGTGACTCTAGGATATCATGTGTATGATTCTTGTGGAGATGTGACCAAAGCTACTAAAAATGTTCTACAAATCTTGTCTGGACATACAAAGGGAGCTCCAAATTATTCCTGTATGGAGCGGGATAACGTGGCTGGTTTCATTGGAGACCTCCGATCAGATACCACTCTCCAAATGGCTCAGCTGTTGAATCTGTATGGTTACACCCag aTTAGTTATGGAGCTAGGGATACTTTGCTAAGTGACAGGAAGATGTATCCAAACTTCTTTCGGACAGTTCCAGATGGTGAAATGCAACATATGGCAATAGTAAGGCTTCTGGAAAGGCTACAATGGAACTGGGTTGGGATCATTACATCTGATGATGAATTTGGAGAGCGGGAGACCCAGCAGCTTGGCAAG CTGTCCCGCTATGTAAAGGCAGTACACTACAAGGGAGAGAATTACAAAATATCATTTAATGATAAAGGAGACATGCCCAGTCCATTGGAAATTGTAAACTGGATATCACAAACTGAAGGCAGTAATCCCGCTTATTGGAAACACGTGGGCTACTTTGATGGATCTCTTCAAGACAGTCAACAACTTACACTAGAACCAGATCTATTACCATGGAAAGGAAACAAG GTCCCAAGAGGTAGATGCTCCAAGGAATGTCCTCCAGGCTTCAGAAAAGCTCCTAAGGAAGGATATCACATATGTTGTTATAATTGTGCTCCCTGTTCAGAGGGAGAAATATCAAAACGTTCTG ACAGTGAAATCTGTAACAAGTGCCCTGAAAATGAATGGCCAAACACAGAAAAGTCTTCTTGTGTTGCCAAGCTTAATGAGTATTTGTCATATGAGAAGGATATTGTTGTCTTATTATTTACCATAACATCAGCCATATTTGCTACAACATCTCTCTTCATACTTGGAATATTTTTCTGGTTTCGGAGCACTCCCATTGTTAAAGCCAATAACCAGAACCTCAGCTTCATTCTGCTCTGCTCTCTCACTCTGAGTTTCCTTTCTGTGTTCCTATTCCTTGGCCGTCCTGTGGATATCACTTGTATGCTGCAACAAATCTCCTTTGGAATTGTCTTCACTATCTCGGTGTCCTCTATCCTAGCCAAAACCATCATGGTCTCCATCGCTTTTAAATCTACCAGACCTGGAAGCTCCTGTAGGAAATGGGTGGGAGTCAAACTTCCCAATACAGTCATGTTGTTCTGCTCATCCATTCAGTTTATAAATGGTGTTGTTTGGTTATCTATTGCCCCATCATTTCAAGAGTATGACATGTATTCTTCTCCTGGAAAGGtcatcattcagtgtaatgaagggtCAGTTGTTGGGTTCTACTTTATGTTGGGTTATATGGGGTTTCTagcagctgtgagttttgttctggctttcatggtgaggacattaccggacagttttaatgaggccaagtacatcaccttcagcatgctggtgttctgcagtgtgtggattgccatgatcccggcctatctgagcaccagagggaaatacatggtggctgtggaggtattcgCCATACTGACCTCCAGTGCTGGGATACTACTGTGTATGTTCTCTCCAAAAGTgtacattttggttttaaaacCCAAGCTGAACACAAGGGAAGTAATGTTAGGAAAAAGGTTGCCGTAA